From the Halalkalicoccus sp. CGA53 genome, one window contains:
- a CDS encoding MBL fold metallo-hydrolase, which produces MTVRHGELTVDWLGYATARIASETVVYTDPGRYGVLTGEWEPDTPGVGHPPVREYEARDGDVVLVTHDHHYDSDGVRRVAGDDATVVVYEDVDAERTGRDVEAPEELPYEVERVGYGDELTVNGVEVEVIPAYNDPDGPRADSSGSVPHPEGFGCGFLFTLGGKQVLWPGDSDALEDHRTLDVSLFVPPIGKSFTMNRHDAADLAEELDPDLVVPIHYNTFEALESDSGSFAADVASRAVPVALDER; this is translated from the coding sequence ATGACCGTCCGACACGGCGAGCTCACCGTCGACTGGCTCGGCTACGCGACCGCCCGGATCGCCTCGGAGACCGTCGTCTACACCGACCCCGGCCGCTACGGCGTGCTCACCGGCGAGTGGGAGCCCGACACGCCCGGCGTCGGCCACCCGCCGGTCCGCGAGTACGAGGCGAGAGACGGCGACGTCGTGCTCGTCACCCACGATCACCACTACGACTCCGACGGCGTCCGTCGGGTCGCGGGCGACGACGCGACGGTCGTCGTCTACGAGGACGTCGACGCCGAGCGGACCGGCCGGGACGTCGAAGCCCCGGAGGAGCTCCCGTACGAGGTAGAGCGAGTGGGCTACGGCGACGAACTCACGGTGAACGGGGTCGAGGTCGAGGTGATACCCGCCTACAACGATCCCGACGGTCCGCGTGCCGATTCTAGCGGAAGCGTCCCGCACCCGGAGGGGTTCGGCTGTGGCTTCCTGTTCACGCTCGGGGGGAAACAGGTGCTCTGGCCGGGTGACTCCGACGCGCTCGAGGACCACAGGACGCTCGACGTCTCGCTGTTCGTCCCGCCGATCGGAAAGAGCTTCACGATGAACCGCCACGACGCGGCGGACCTCGCCGAGGAGCTCGATCCCGACCTCGTCGTCCCGATCCACTACAACACGTTCGAGGCGCTCGAGTCCGACTCCGGGAGCTTCGCCGCGGACGTCGCGAGCAGGGCGGTCCCGGTCGCGCTCGACGAGCGCTGA
- a CDS encoding DNA topoisomerase IV subunit A, with protein sequence MSTETDDDARAKLIDLAAEFYDQFDSGEIPEMAVPTRTKSNIEYDEDERVWVYGDRESTRSANSVRGAQKLLKAIYTIDFLAKQLGEDRSSTLRELYYLSESWETKEAQFSDQDESNQLIEDLEIVSDVSREDFHMRPEESGATLMGPLLLREQTRRGEREIHCQEDVGEGGYQIPNKPDTIEFLSHDAEFVLCVETGGMRDRLVENGFDEEYDTIVVHLKGQPARATRRITKRLHDELELPVLVFTDGDPWSYRIFSSVAYGSIKSAHLSSYLATPEARFVGIQPSDIVEYDLPTDPLSDSDINALENELEDPRFQTPYWREQIELQLEIGKKAEQQALASRGLDFVTDTYLPERLAEMDVL encoded by the coding sequence ATGAGCACAGAGACCGACGACGACGCACGAGCGAAACTGATCGACCTCGCCGCCGAGTTCTACGACCAGTTCGATTCGGGGGAGATCCCGGAGATGGCGGTCCCCACCCGGACGAAGTCGAACATCGAGTACGACGAGGACGAGCGGGTCTGGGTCTACGGCGACCGAGAGAGCACCAGGAGCGCCAACAGCGTCCGCGGGGCACAGAAGCTCTTAAAGGCGATCTACACGATCGACTTCCTCGCGAAACAGCTCGGCGAGGACCGTTCCTCGACGCTTCGTGAGCTGTACTACCTCTCGGAGAGCTGGGAGACGAAGGAGGCACAGTTCTCCGATCAGGACGAGTCGAACCAGCTGATCGAGGACCTGGAGATCGTGAGCGACGTCTCCCGGGAGGACTTCCACATGCGCCCGGAGGAGTCGGGCGCGACGCTGATGGGGCCGCTGCTCCTCAGGGAGCAGACCCGCCGGGGCGAACGCGAGATCCACTGTCAGGAGGACGTCGGTGAAGGGGGGTATCAGATCCCGAACAAGCCGGATACGATCGAGTTCCTCTCCCACGACGCGGAGTTCGTCCTCTGTGTCGAGACCGGCGGGATGCGCGATCGCCTGGTCGAAAACGGCTTCGACGAGGAGTACGACACGATCGTCGTCCACCTCAAGGGCCAGCCCGCGCGGGCCACCCGCCGGATCACCAAACGCCTCCACGACGAACTCGAGTTGCCAGTGCTGGTCTTCACCGACGGCGACCCGTGGTCGTACCGGATCTTCTCCTCGGTGGCCTACGGCTCGATCAAGTCGGCTCACCTCTCGTCGTACCTCGCGACGCCGGAAGCCCGGTTCGTCGGCATCCAGCCCTCGGACATCGTCGAGTACGACCTGCCTACGGATCCGCTCTCGGACTCGGACATCAACGCGCTGGAGAACGAACTCGAAGACCCCCGCTTCCAGACGCCGTACTGGCGCGAGCAGATCGAGCTCCAGCTCGAGATCGGGAAGAAGGCCGAACAGCAGGCGCTCGCCTCACGTGGACTGGACTTCGTCACCGACACCTACCTCCCCGAACGGCTCGCCGAGATGGACGTCCTGTAG
- the thiM gene encoding hydroxyethylthiazole kinase, protein MADALRAVREREPLVQQLTNEVTKNDLANVTLSWGALPVMSDAPGEAPEMAELAGAILLNTGRMTDSNVEALHNAGERANELGVPVVLDPVGVGATPTRTEVAGSLLASIEFAAIKGNYGEISALSGVESEVKGVESVGEYDSIAETAAELAGATGAVVVASGVEDVVSTAERTYRVHAGHERMSEVVGTGCMLGATLASFCGAVEDPLQACLGGTLAYGIAGERAAELPHNGPASYRINFLDSVATLTPAVAADLDLEGRIDSPTE, encoded by the coding sequence ATGGCTGACGCGCTGCGTGCGGTCCGCGAGCGGGAGCCGCTGGTCCAGCAGCTGACGAACGAGGTGACGAAGAACGACCTCGCGAACGTCACCCTCTCGTGGGGGGCGCTCCCGGTGATGTCCGACGCGCCGGGCGAGGCACCGGAGATGGCCGAACTCGCGGGGGCGATCCTGCTCAACACGGGGCGGATGACCGACAGCAACGTCGAGGCGCTCCACAACGCGGGCGAGCGGGCGAACGAACTGGGGGTTCCGGTCGTCCTCGACCCCGTCGGGGTGGGGGCGACGCCCACCCGAACGGAGGTCGCGGGGAGCCTCCTGGCGTCGATCGAGTTCGCCGCGATCAAGGGCAACTACGGCGAGATCAGCGCGCTCTCCGGTGTCGAGAGCGAGGTGAAAGGCGTCGAGTCCGTCGGCGAGTACGACTCGATAGCGGAGACCGCCGCAGAGCTCGCCGGTGCGACCGGCGCGGTCGTCGTCGCCTCGGGGGTCGAGGACGTCGTCTCGACCGCTGAGAGGACGTACCGAGTCCACGCCGGTCACGAGCGGATGAGCGAGGTGGTCGGCACGGGCTGTATGCTCGGGGCCACGCTCGCGTCGTTCTGCGGAGCCGTCGAGGACCCGCTCCAGGCCTGCCTCGGCGGGACGCTCGCGTACGGTATCGCGGGCGAGCGGGCGGCGGAGCTCCCGCACAACGGGCCGGCGAGCTACCGGATCAACTTCCTCGACTCGGTCGCGACCCTCACCCCGGCGGTCGCGGCCGACCTCGATCTCGAGGGGAGAATCGACTCCCCGACCGAGTAG
- a CDS encoding DNA topoisomerase VI subunit B produces the protein MTSLQSTLGDDDVAARLAAGQREISIAEFFEKNKHMLGFDSGARALVTAIKEAVDNALDATEEAGHLPDIYVEIEEAGEYYRVIVEDNGPGITKEQIPKVFGKLLYGSRFHAREQSRGQQGIGISAAVLYSQLTSGKAAAITSRTESASEAEYFELIIDTDTNEPEIEVERTTTWDRPHGTRIELEMEANMRARAQLHDYIKHTAVVNPHARIEFHEPRESVKFERATDELPAETEEIRPHPHGVELGTVIKMLGATNSHSLSGFLQEEFTRVGQKTAAEILDAFRDNYFGREMAWRPPGAHEERDLASAVEAAVANKGREATAAFAAAVEEGVTSRDRIAHAELVGIVAEAAETAEEDHGTGFGETVRENAVEAAWDVLTAERAADLYAIVDGVTSSQKDETTVGGLADRIAAKFESDAGERDRATYRELEGFVERAAEMTEEREEVTVGETARENVVEAIWAEMRTVPDDVPLVREVADDRDTASSFVEAMRTVDVMSPPTNCLAPITADLLEAGLRKEYDADFYAAATRSAGVHGGDPFVVEAGIAYGGELEAEGAIDVLRFANRVPLVYQRGACATTDVVKRIGWRNYGLNQPGGSGTPQGPAVLMVHVASTNVPFTSESKDAIANVPEIEDEIELAIREAARELKRYLNRRQSLEKRQRKQSALATILPEMAEKVAEVTEREPPNIDGALARIMNNVRVGREVENGTVRIVVKNYSSTTEEPEITDIVSIEPGNLSNGAQVVEMDGEWYVQWSPSIPSGETAVLEYAVGDGAEYDLAVRGVASEKLTVIE, from the coding sequence ATGACGTCGCTCCAGTCTACTCTCGGCGACGACGACGTCGCCGCCCGCCTCGCCGCGGGTCAGCGCGAGATCTCCATCGCCGAGTTCTTCGAGAAGAACAAACACATGCTCGGCTTCGACTCCGGAGCCAGAGCCCTCGTCACCGCGATCAAGGAGGCGGTCGACAACGCCCTCGACGCGACCGAGGAGGCCGGCCACCTCCCCGACATCTACGTCGAGATCGAGGAGGCCGGCGAGTACTACAGGGTGATCGTCGAGGACAACGGTCCCGGTATCACCAAAGAACAGATCCCGAAGGTGTTCGGGAAGCTGCTCTACGGCTCGCGGTTTCACGCCAGAGAGCAGTCCCGCGGCCAGCAGGGGATCGGCATCTCGGCGGCGGTGCTCTACAGCCAGCTCACGAGCGGGAAGGCCGCCGCGATCACCAGTCGGACCGAGAGCGCGAGCGAGGCCGAGTACTTCGAGCTGATCATCGACACGGACACGAACGAGCCGGAGATCGAGGTCGAGCGGACGACGACCTGGGACCGCCCGCACGGCACGCGGATCGAACTGGAGATGGAGGCGAACATGCGCGCCCGCGCACAGCTCCACGACTACATCAAACACACCGCGGTCGTGAACCCACACGCCAGGATCGAGTTCCACGAACCCCGCGAGTCGGTGAAGTTCGAGCGGGCGACCGACGAACTCCCCGCCGAGACCGAAGAGATCCGGCCCCACCCCCACGGCGTCGAACTCGGGACCGTGATCAAGATGCTCGGAGCGACGAACTCGCACTCGCTGTCGGGTTTCCTCCAGGAGGAGTTCACCCGCGTCGGCCAGAAGACGGCGGCGGAGATCCTCGACGCGTTTCGCGACAACTACTTCGGCCGGGAGATGGCCTGGCGGCCGCCCGGCGCGCACGAGGAGCGAGACCTCGCGAGCGCGGTCGAGGCGGCGGTCGCGAACAAGGGTCGGGAGGCGACCGCGGCCTTCGCGGCGGCGGTCGAGGAGGGCGTCACGTCCCGCGACCGGATCGCACACGCCGAGCTCGTCGGGATTGTCGCCGAGGCGGCCGAGACCGCCGAGGAGGACCACGGGACCGGGTTCGGCGAGACGGTACGGGAAAACGCCGTCGAGGCGGCCTGGGACGTGCTCACGGCAGAGCGAGCGGCCGACCTCTACGCTATCGTCGACGGAGTGACGAGCAGCCAGAAGGACGAGACGACGGTCGGTGGGCTGGCCGACCGGATCGCCGCGAAGTTCGAGAGCGACGCCGGCGAGCGCGACAGGGCGACCTATCGCGAACTCGAGGGCTTCGTCGAGCGGGCGGCGGAGATGACCGAAGAGCGCGAGGAGGTCACCGTGGGAGAGACCGCCCGCGAAAACGTCGTGGAGGCGATCTGGGCGGAGATGCGGACGGTCCCCGACGACGTCCCGCTGGTGCGCGAGGTCGCCGACGACCGCGACACGGCGAGCTCGTTCGTCGAGGCGATGCGAACCGTCGACGTGATGTCACCGCCGACGAACTGCCTCGCGCCGATCACCGCCGACCTGCTCGAAGCGGGGCTGAGAAAGGAGTACGACGCCGACTTCTACGCCGCGGCGACCCGATCGGCGGGCGTCCACGGCGGCGACCCGTTCGTGGTCGAGGCGGGTATCGCCTACGGCGGCGAACTCGAGGCCGAAGGCGCGATCGACGTGCTCCGGTTCGCCAACCGCGTGCCGCTGGTCTACCAGCGCGGGGCGTGTGCGACGACCGATGTCGTGAAACGGATCGGCTGGCGAAACTACGGGCTGAATCAGCCCGGCGGGAGCGGCACCCCACAGGGGCCGGCGGTCCTGATGGTCCACGTCGCCTCGACGAACGTCCCGTTCACGAGCGAGTCGAAGGACGCCATCGCGAACGTCCCCGAGATAGAGGACGAGATCGAACTCGCGATCCGCGAGGCCGCCCGCGAGCTGAAACGCTACCTGAACAGGCGCCAGTCGCTCGAGAAACGCCAGCGAAAGCAGTCAGCGCTCGCGACGATCCTCCCGGAGATGGCCGAGAAGGTCGCGGAGGTGACCGAGCGAGAGCCGCCGAATATCGACGGCGCGCTCGCACGGATCATGAACAACGTCCGGGTCGGTCGCGAGGTCGAGAACGGCACCGTCAGGATCGTGGTGAAGAACTACTCGAGCACCACTGAAGAGCCGGAAATCACGGACATCGTCTCGATCGAGCCGGGCAACCTCTCGAACGGCGCGCAGGTCGTCGAGATGGACGGCGAGTGGTACGTCCAGTGGTCGCCGTCGATCCCGAGCGGCGAGACCGCGGTGCTAGAGTACGCGGTCGGGGACGGTGCGGAGTACGACCTCGCGGTACGTGGGGTCGCCTCGGAGAAACTCACGGTGATAGAATGA
- a CDS encoding ZIP family metal transporter, which yields MDALPTVVLISLAAGCATGIGALPVYARTTVSHRVYDGALGLAGGIMVGAAVFALLLPGLELGSLTEVVAGFVVGGAGLLVANALLPHVHLRFRRDRSHGPVDPDVDESSRRALLVGGAVTLHNVPEGLAIGIAFGSGLDSVGVALAIAIAFQNVPDGFAIAVPASQTGLSNAKTVLYTTLSGGVPEPIAAVVGFLLVATVSGIFPAAAGFAAGTMIAVVFRELVPSSHGHGYADTATATFLAGFALMLVVDTVLVV from the coding sequence ATGGACGCGCTTCCCACCGTCGTTCTGATCTCGCTCGCGGCCGGCTGTGCGACCGGCATCGGGGCGCTTCCGGTCTACGCGAGGACGACGGTGAGCCACCGGGTCTACGACGGCGCGCTCGGCCTCGCCGGGGGGATCATGGTCGGCGCGGCGGTCTTCGCGCTCCTCCTGCCGGGTCTCGAACTCGGCTCGCTCACCGAGGTCGTCGCCGGCTTCGTCGTCGGCGGGGCCGGCCTGCTCGTCGCCAACGCGCTGCTTCCCCACGTCCACCTCCGGTTCCGGCGGGATCGATCCCACGGACCGGTCGACCCCGACGTCGACGAGTCCTCGCGACGGGCGCTGCTCGTCGGCGGCGCCGTGACGCTCCACAACGTACCCGAGGGGCTCGCGATCGGCATCGCCTTCGGCTCCGGGCTCGATTCCGTAGGCGTGGCCCTCGCCATCGCCATCGCCTTCCAGAACGTCCCTGACGGCTTCGCCATCGCCGTCCCGGCGAGCCAGACGGGGCTCTCGAACGCGAAGACCGTCCTCTACACGACGCTCTCCGGCGGCGTTCCGGAGCCGATCGCCGCCGTCGTCGGCTTCCTGCTCGTCGCGACCGTCTCGGGGATCTTCCCGGCCGCCGCGGGCTTCGCCGCCGGAACGATGATCGCGGTCGTCTTCCGCGAACTCGTCCCCTCCAGCCACGGCCACGGCTACGCCGACACCGCCACCGCGACCTTCCTCGCGGGCTTCGCGCTGATGCTGGTGGTCGATACGGTGCTCGTGGTGTGA
- a CDS encoding molybdopterin-binding protein, translated as MEPTAEVTVGGRRPLSVPTDPERVDGLPLETTTFSIRCATGEHERGRWLGVPIADVLEAADVAPTTTHLLATAADGHRACLELRPALSGLLGLRREDVPGDTPRLLADVAGARTVRRVVDLEPRRLSPVEDPTELETVG; from the coding sequence ATGGAGCCGACCGCCGAGGTTACAGTCGGGGGACGACGCCCGCTCTCGGTGCCGACCGATCCCGAGCGGGTAGACGGACTCCCGCTGGAAACGACGACGTTCAGCATCCGATGCGCGACGGGCGAGCACGAACGGGGACGCTGGCTCGGGGTTCCGATCGCCGACGTGCTCGAGGCGGCGGACGTCGCACCGACGACGACCCACCTGCTCGCGACGGCCGCCGACGGCCACCGGGCCTGTCTCGAGCTTCGACCCGCGCTCTCCGGCCTCCTGGGATTGCGCCGCGAGGACGTTCCTGGGGACACGCCCCGGCTGCTCGCGGACGTCGCGGGCGCGCGGACGGTCAGACGGGTCGTCGATCTCGAACCCCGGCGACTCTCGCCGGTCGAGGACCCGACGGAACTCGAAACGGTCGGCTGA